A genomic window from Maylandia zebra isolate NMK-2024a linkage group LG20, Mzebra_GT3a, whole genome shotgun sequence includes:
- the sypb gene encoding synaptophysin b yields MDVVNQLVAQGQFTIIKQPLGFIKALQWIFAIFAFSTCGSYSGMFKMSVECSNRSESDLGIEVEFEYPFRLHQVYFDAPTCKGGDKERLFLVGDYSSSAEFFVTIGVFSFLYSMAALAVYCFILEKYRENNKGAQIDFVVTAVFAFMWLVSSCAWAKGLSDVKTATDPERVITLIQACEERENKCREIHDPKVSGLNTSVAFGFINLILWIGNLWFVFKETGWKAAFAGTYVPSQEKQPAPDSYAQEGYGQQDPYAGSQGGYQPDYGQQGGYNEDGGYNQGYDQQPTSYSNQM; encoded by the exons CTGGTGGCCCAAGGGCAGTTCACGATAATCAAACAACCTCTGGGATTTATAAAAGCTCTACAATGG ATCTTTGCAATCTTCGCTTTCTCGACATGTGGAAGTTACTCTGGCATGTTCAAGATGAGTGTGGAGTGCAGCAACCGCTCGGAAAGTGATCTAGGCATAGAAGTAGAGTTTGAATATCCATTCAG GCTCCATCAGGTTTACTTTGATGCACCCACTTGTAAGGGAGGAGACAAGGAGCGTCTGTTCCTGGTCGGGGACTACTCCTCTTCAGCCGAGTTCTTCGTCACCATTGGTGTCTTTTCCTTCCTCTACTCTATGGCAGCGCTCGCTGTATACTGTTTCATCTTAGAGAAGTACCGTGAAAACAATAAAGGGGCCCAGATT GATTTTGTTGTGACGGCGGTATTTGCCTTCATGTGGCTGGTATCTTCTTGTGCTTGGGCTAAAGGCCTCTCAGATGTGAAAACAGCCACTGATCCAGAGCGGGTCATCACTCTCATCCAAGCCTGTGAAGAACGAGAAAATAAGTGCCGTGAGATCCATGACCCCAAGGTCTCCGGCCTCAACACCTCTGTG GCTTTTGGTTTCATCAACCTTATCCTGTGGATTGGAAACCTCTGGTTTGTCTTCAAAGAGACCGGTTGGAAGGCCGCTTTTGCTGGAACGTATGTCCCATCACAGGAGAAGCAGCCCGCCCCAGATTCCTATGCCCAGGAAGGCTACGGACAGCAGGACCCCTATGCCGGCTCCCAGGGAGGTTACCAGCCCGATTACGGCCAGCAGGGAGGCTACAATGAGGATGGAGGTTATAACCAGGGCTATGACCAGCAGCCTACCTCTTACTCTAATCAGATGTGA